The Mus musculus strain C57BL/6J chromosome 16, GRCm38.p6 C57BL/6J DNA window AAGAGATAATACTATAAACTTGGAATTATTTGCCTCTTTTCCACTTTGCACAGTGGGGAGGCTAGGTTTTACTTGGatgaaagcaacaaaacaaagacaagtcattctttaagaaaatgtatttgtTCCTCTACAGCATTAATAGGGAAGTGGAATACATCTGTGCAAAATACATGTCTGCAAAGTGAGTCTCAGATTGTATCCTTTGTAAAGCAGGTTTCTTGTTGCAGCCTTACTCCTGGGTTTTCCAAATACTTCTAGTCTGTTTTGGCCTTCATAGCTGCCTCCTCTCTCAGACGGGCTTTCCTTTCCAGGTTCAAGCTTGTTAAAGACTCATGTCTTTTCGCAGCCTAAAAGGAAATACATTTGGAGAGATGATGGCAGGTCTGGAAGGCTGTTCTCCCCTTGTGCTGAGAGCAGTAGGCTAGCTGTGCAGCACAGGCCAGGAGTGGTCAGCTGCCTGGACACTGGACAGTCATGCTCTCTACACACCTTCCACCCCCTCCCGGGAGAGAAATACACAGCTCCCCCTTCTCTGCATGTGCGGCCTCTCTACAATCCCATGTCTTCTTCACACCCTTCCCTATTCTACAATATACAGCACTTCACCTCCACTTTTCtcctttctgcttccctaactcgTGTACACTTTCCTGTCTTTCTAGCCTTTTCTTTTAACAAAACATGCAGCTTTGGGAATCCCTGATGACTTCTAGAATTATCTATCCCAGAACTCCACCCCTTCAAAGCAACTGGCAGCAGGGGAGCCCCTGCCATTTCTTTGGCTTCCCTCAATGGGAACTGTTAAAGTTGTATGAAGCTTCTATAATCAGACCAATGTTTATGTCAAGTATGTGGATTTTCTGACATCCATGTTACTGCACATGTGAAGAGTTTGGTGGGAGGAGAAAATGGATGGGAAACAAATGTCAGCGGTAAGACAAAGCATGATGGTAACTAACTCCTCTCCTAAATGACGTTAGCGCAAAAGCTTCTCCTCCTAGCACAGCCTGGAAGGTGCTGGAGGACGTCCTAGGGGGATTCACTCCTGGAGATCTTGAACGTCAGCCAGCCATCTCTCACACTTCTAGAAACCCACGTGCCCGTGCACAGGCTTCTAAAGCTTTCAGTCTGAGAACCATGAatgggaggtcagaggtcacacgAGGAGATGGGAAAAGTGAAGTAGAACAGGCTCACTTTCAAGAGAACTTCTCCCAGGTCAGCCCCCGTGGCCCTTTGTGCCCCTATGAGGCCAGACTGAAATGGCTAGTGCGTTTATGTGACCGCAGTGTCACCGCAGAGTCCCCAGTTCCCTTCCTTTTTACTCTGGAGTTGCTCAGGAGAAGATCAGTTGACAAGTGCTTCTTCAGAGGTAGCTTTTAAATATGGACtaacagtttctctgtgtgaaaGCTGTAACACAGAACTAGACATGATTTTCAAAGTGTGTGTCTGAGTTTAAAAGCAGGCGCACACACActacattttacttatttttattttgtgtgtatagatatttacctgtatgtatgtacatgtacacatatgtgcatggtatctgtgaaggccagaaaagggtgccaggttcccaggaactggagttacagatggttgtaagctgccatgtgggtgctggggaaccGAACCTGGGTATTCTCTACAAGGGCAGCAAGAggccctaaccactgagccatttctccagcctccagaGTAACTATATCTTAATAACAAGATGGTTTAATAGGATATTTGGTACATGCAAAATTAGATCTAAagtttttcttttgattatttttgttttgtctgtagagccctggctgtcctggaactcactctgtagaccaggctggcctcaaactcagaaatccgcctgtttctgcctcccaagtgctgggattaaaggcgtgtaccaccaccgcccagcttgaattttttttttttttaatttcaagtttTTGTCTCCATTTACTATGTGAGTTCTGGAAAGTGTATGGTGCATGTGAGCTTCAGGTTCCTTCATTACAAAGCCTGCTGAGAGAAAGCGCTCTCAGGTTCTCACATCCAGTGAGCTTAACAGTTGCTGCTGTAGAGCACACATTCTGTACTGAGGAGCAATTTTAGCTTTACCTCAATTATGTCTAGGTTCCAATtctgtcattagggaaatgcatgGCTTTGGGCAAGTATATGCCAATACTTACTTTAAAACGctattatttattgtgtgtgtgcaaacacacatgtgcTCCAGAGTGCATGTGGAACATCCAGGGTGAGTCTTAGGAGTTGGGTCTCTCCTACCAGCTATTGGGACGAAGAGACTGAACTCATGTCATCAGGCCTCTGCCGCTGAGCTCTCCTTCTCCAGCCTGCTGCTAAAGCATCCGAAGCTACACTTTCCTCCTCTCATGGTAGCATCTGTCTAGCAAAGCAGTTGTGAGGGGCACATGAGGACACCACTCAGAAGGGCCTGGAGTGCACTGAGCACTCAGTCAGTACACTAATACAGAGTATTCTGCGAGCCAGTAAATTCACACGACGTGTTCCCCTTCACAGAGCTAAGGTGTGAGCCAGGCACCACGTTCCTCCATCTTTGGGGAAAGCATGGTGAGGCCGAGAGGAGCCCACTCTCACCTTCTTGCCCTCAATAACCATATAGATGCATCCTGCCACGGTCAGGGCAATCATTAGATAGCTGACCTTCACCCGGAGCTTGTTCTTCGCAGCATCAAGCATCTCAAATCTAGCAACAGAACGAGAAAGCCGTATTAACCCTTCTCTTTCTCAACTTGTAGCAGGATCAAACACTGTGCATCGCAACGTTTTCTATTCACAGACAGTGATGTCTGTGAATAGAAAAAAGAAGCTAGGACCTAGGGACCTCATAGCACCTTGGAGAGGGTTGACCAAGTTCAAGACTAATCTTTTTGGTtgttcttggagacagggtctttcttgctttatagcccaggctggccttgaactcattcttcTCTCAAAAGCTCTGCTATGAGCTAAAGTAAACTCACAAAGACACagttcagaaagaaaacaaacgtGGAGGAGTTAATATACTTTTTGTACTCCACATTTTCACTTTTTGGGGGAGCGGagggttaagacagggtttctctgtgtagtcctgactgtctcCAGGTGGGAGAAGGACCCTGAGCACACACAATGAGACATAAGAGCtggaacctgggaggcagaattGTGCATGGAGCTCTCCAGGCTCTGAAACTGACCCTGCAGGATGGAAGGAACCAGGGACAAATTCTAAAGACAGTGAATGCTTACTTAACTGCTTAACTAAAATCATTGGAGATCCCACCAGccacaaaaacatttttaacaggtgtggtgatttgaatgagactGTCATCCCACAGTCTAGAGCAAATAAATCCTTGGTTGACTTGGACCAGGAGGCTGTTCTTCAGTGACAGGTTCCTAAGGGGAAGAGTTGAGGATGAGGAAATAAAGAAGATGGGAAGTCAGGACCAGGAGGCCGTGCATAAGCTGATAGCTTATGCCAAGCAAGTTTATTAAGAAGAAcacaatttgtttgtttgtttgtttgttttttttgagacagggtttctctgtgaagccctggctgtcctggaactcactctgtagaccaggctggcctcgaactcagacatccacctgcctctgcctcccaagtgctgggattaaaggcgtgcgccaccactgcccgacagaAGTACACAATCTTATAGAGTCTTCGAGGAGGATGGGACAGAGTCAGCAGAAAGCTGCCATACAATGCTTCTCGAAAGGATCCCAGGCTATCTCAAGTGTGTCACACACAGACAATTCCAATTTCTCCAGGGGAAAGGCAGGTTCCCAGGAACCTAAACGTTAAGTCCTTTGAGGCCCTGGTCTCAGACTAGAACCTTGTCATGTCTGCTCCTGGGCAACAACACAGAACTAGCATTCTTTCTGTCCTTTACTCAGGGCTTTGTCTCCAataggtggcactgtttggggaggattaAGAGGCGTAGTCTTGTTGGGAGAAGTATGAAGCTGAGGACGGGCTATGAGGTCTCAAAGCCACATGCTTTTCCTAGTTCaccctctctgtctcctgcttACAGTTTGACAGTCTCATGTCTGCAGCCTGCTGGGCCCTCACCATCTGGAAGTCATAGTGTTGTATAGAAGCACCTTAAAAGGAACTGATACAACACCATTTTATGTGATTGGTCAACTAAATCTTACGATCCTCCCAAACAGTGGCACAGCTTACACTGAGGAGACCAGTTATAAATAGATTTAAGGGTGGCCATGACAGTTGCCACCCATCTCAAAAGGAACacgtttgatttaaaaaaaaaaaaaaaaaaaaagatcacaggAAGTTGCAAGGAAAATGTGGTAGGAACTGGAGGAATAGGTAGCTAAATGAAATCAAATCACActtcatgtatgtatgaattCCTCAGAGAATGATAATAATGAAAGGCGAGATAGTATCGGGTCTGAGAAGATCTTTGAAGGAGACAAGGGAGGCAAGGTTTGCTGAGCAAACACTGAACAGCACCCTTCCCCACGCCCCACCCCCTGGTGTAGATCATCTCGTTTCTGCTAAGATATTATCAAGGAACCAGGGCACGAGCAAGAGCTGGGCTAAGGAAGACTACAGCTTTCCTGCTGCTAATTCCAGGGACGATGACGTGCTCTCTCTAAAGCTCTCCCACCCTGCTCATAGCAGGGCGCTATGAGCGTGACACAGATACAACCTGCCTATCTGGGCAAGACGTGCTGCTTGAACGCTGGTCTTTTTCAACTGTGACTTGAGGCCAGAGGCAGAAGGCCCAGAACTAGTTTCTCGTTGACAGGGAACTTAGTTAAGCCCCTTACTCTGAGGAGAAGAACGCCCACAGCGGAGAGCTTCACTCCTGGCCAACATGCTGGCCAGTCAGGGCCTATAGCATAAGACTGAGACAGGTTTGTCCCCAGGGGAAGTATGACAATGCCTGGAGACATTCTTGAAGAAAGTACTGCTTCATCAAGAGGTAGAGGCCAGGGATATGGTTAAACATCTTTCAGCATACATGGCGGTTCATAAAGCCTAAAATATTCCAGTTCAAAGTGTCAACAGTACTAACTAAGGCTGCAAAACTCTGGCTTAGGGGAACCTGAAGAGATCACTTAGAAATTCGGAAAAAGTCTAAGTTGCAGCAGAGGGTTAAGGAGGCAGGTGGGAGAAGAAACCCCTCCTGGTTACCAGCGTGACCAGCGCAGGACAAGGGCAAGGTTTAATTTGCTTGGGTCTTTGAGGTTTCAGTCCCAGATTAATGCATCCATGGCTTTGGGTCTGTGTGGGGGCAGGATACCCTGCAGAAGTGTGAGAGGATGGGGCCGGGTAGTACTTACCTTGAAGGAAGCAAAAAAGCTGAAGAGATTAGGATCCCTGAATCTTTCCCATGAGGCCTTACCCCCCACCCCTAGTCCCtccttttggttttgagataggatttttctatgtggtcctggctgttctggaactcactctaaagaccaatcaggctggccctgaactcagaaattcacctgcctctgcctcctaagtgccagGGCTAaaggtgccaccaccacctgcctaGGCCTCACCTCTTAATGTTTCTATGACTTCCCAAGAGAGTCAACACCTGTGGGCACTTGGAAGCTGTTTAAGATCCAAACTAAAGCAGCTGCATCCAATTACTCCCAAGACTGACACTTGTGTGGATGCTGTAGGTCATAGTTACGATCATTATGCTAAgcttaaaaacaaactaaactaGTGCATATTACCATTTCGCGCTGTTCTGGAGCTAGGAGATGTAACTAAACAACAGCTGACTTCAGCACCTGACAGATCCCTCAGTCGCTAGGAAACAAGCTACAGTTTCCCAGCACTCTGTTCTGGGTACTCCTAAGTGGGAACATGTAGAGAATGAGGGATGTTCGTTCCTACATCTGGTCAGCAGGTTTTACACAGGACGCAAATGCACTCTGCTTTTCCCACTACAGACCAGTGAGAACTGCAGGCCGAATACAGGCCCAGCTCAGCACTCACGAGATTGTCTCTGggatctcttcctccttcttgaagCGGCCTGACCACAGCAGGATCTTCTTCTCAAAATCTGTGGGCTTGTGCAGCGGCACCCCGTGTCTGTAAGACTCTGTGGGGAAAACAGGAATCTGGCTTGAGACTTTAATGCTCAAATCAAGTGatgaaaaaaaatgctatttGTATCTTTCAGTTATTCATTTAACACAGACACCAGGAGACTGCAGGCTGGCCCAGAGCTTCATGTTATGTGAGCAGGATTGCACAGAATGCCTCATTTCCCGAGTGACAATTCCACAACACTCTGAGGATTAAGCAGAAGGCATGGAGCCCCACTCACTCTACAGTGGAAAGTTGGATGGAGAGGGTGAGCTGAGATGGTCAGCAAGGCTTGCCTGTCTCTAGGACAATAAGAACAAGGCAAATCAGTTTAGATTAGATCAAAAGACCTTCAACCCCAAGCCAAGGAAAAGATCTGCCTGATGCTGTCTCCTAAGTactggggattggttctaattcTTTTAATTAATCTGGCCTCCAAAATCTGGAATCTGCATGTCCCGACAGTGAAACagtgaaggtccttgtccccaattaaagagccaatggccaatggctgggcaggtagactgaggcaggaccTTTGGATTTGCATGGGCTAGGAactggaagagaggagagaagagatacGCCAtgacaaggaagaagaaagaccagatGTAAAGGCCCATGTGAGAATCAGGAAAAGTGGCCACTTAATTCAATTGTGTTTGAGTGgtagagatgaaatatagattttagggctggagagatggctcagcggttaagagtgctgactgttcttccagaggtcctgagttcaattcccagcaaacacgtggtggctcacaatcatctgtaacgggatctgatgccctcttctggtatctgaagacagctacagtgtactcatatgaataaaaataaatcttaacgctggtgcctttaatcccagcacttgggaggctgaggcaggtgaatttctgagttcgaggccagcctgatctacagagtgagttccaggacagccaagactacatagagaaaccctgcctgactcaaaaaacaaaaaaaacaaaaccaaaacaaaacaaaacaaaacaaaaacaaaaaatccaaacaaacaaacaaacaaaaaaacccaaaccaaccaaacaacaataaccctgtgcctcaaaaaaccaaaataaataaataaataaatcttaaaaggaaaaatagattttaaaatgatgTTAACTCAGAAGTACCAGAGGGGAGTATTTGCTAGCAGCGAGAAGGAGAAGAACTGCCTAGCCTTTTGAGGTagtcaaggcatattaaaaataactggggtatatatttttcattctctAACCGAGAGGGCAGTTGGGCTGGGAGTGAAACCTGCCAGGAGTAAAAGTGGTTTAGCTAATTCCCATTCCACCCAAGTGCAGGGGCTACAgaccccatccatccatcacagaTGTGCTTTGAAGCAAGGAAGGCATTGTGTATCTCAGTCTTCACACTGGATGGAAGAGAGCAGAGGGGAAGACTGTAGATTGGGCAAAAAGTCCAAGCAGGAGGGAGATCTGATGGAAAAGTGAGGAGCTAGGCTCTGAACCGGAGTTAAGACAGGGAAGGAGTCCGGAGGACCCTCAAACCCGGGGCCTTACTACAAAACGTTATGAAGATGAccagttagggaggaaagggcacAAAGGCCATCTCAGATTTGTCTGAATGAATCAATGTCCTCTGAGAAGGTCCCATAAGTAAGGAGGGAGAGCCATCGAGGATGCCTTAGGGCACTCACAGGAGGAAGCTGCAGACAGTACCGCTGCTGTGCTACAGCTGTGCACTGCCCTCCTTCCCACAGTGGGGGCAGGGATGAGAGCTTACTTAGCCTCAGGTATGTAGGACAGATATGGCTGAAGTCAGTGTCAAACCTAAAACTTATTATATTTCGTTCCAAACATAATAGCTTGATGTGGTTGAGATGACTCAGTCAATCATGAGGACagaagttcaatccccaggaccttccaaaaacaaaacaaaacaaaacaaagagccaGGAGTGAGGGTGCATGCCTAGACtctcagcactgtggaggcagaagcatttgctggccagccagtctgcaAATTGGTgagcttcagattcagtgagtgactttgtctcaagaaataaagtaAGAATGGTTGAGAAAGACAGTTGATGTATACTcgcagcctacacacacacacacacacacacacacacacacacacacacacacagttgtgcGCCATAACTACATGACTGAGCATGACACAGGAACACTGGCCAACCTCTCGGGGTTCTTCTGACTGTAAATAGTTGTAGGGTGTGGTAGGGATGTGAGCTGCCTATTCCATAAATAGACAAAGCAACACAAACTTACGGGTTGGAGTTTTGGGACTTTCCTGTGGCTTGGTGCAGAATCCATTGATCCTCTTCAAGTCAGTGTTTCTGGTAAACCTTAGAGACGAGGAAGCATTTCTTTCATATAACCTAAGACAATGTCCTAAAAGAGAGATACATATTTTAGAGAGAAAGTCTGATGCTTTTTGAAGCTGAGAAATTCCTGCACGTGGCcgagtgtggtggtgcaggcctataatcccagcagttaggAGGGATAGGAAGATCATCAgaagtgtgaggctagcctgggctacatggagtttcaggccagctatatagcaagaccctgttcacctcccctcccctctaaaGACAAGTCATTTATATGCACAAAACACAAATTAActccttggaaggctgaggcctgAGGGGGTCACACAGTGAGAAGAGGGTGAGCCCAGGCTACTCTATCTTgaagaaacaagcaaagaaaacagacaaaatttCAGCTCTTAGAAAATTTAAGTTAGCTTGTTTAGAAAATAGAATATATGCAAAGCATACAAGACACACACATGTAGGAAAGATGACTGTATCTAACATGTTATGCTTTAAAATAATACAATTACTTT harbors:
- the Fam162a gene encoding protein FAM162A; this translates as MWSLGGLRLAAGHCLRLYERNASSSLRFTRNTDLKRINGFCTKPQESPKTPTQSYRHGVPLHKPTDFEKKILLWSGRFKKEEEIPETISFEMLDAAKNKLRVKVSYLMIALTVAGCIYMVIEGKKAAKRHESLTSLNLERKARLREEAAMKAKTD